The DNA region GAAACCGGTTCGCGGGCAACCGCAATGAACAGTTCCTCGAGGTCTTTCTTGCCGTTTGCTGACGGCAAAAGGCGCGGGTCGCCCGACAATAAAATCTTCCCGTGCGAAAGAAAAAGAACCCGGTCACAGACTTCTTCAATTTCCCGCATATTATGGGAGGTCCAGAGGACGGCGGTGCCGGTACTGTCGACATAACGACGAACCTTCTGCCGTATCTGCAGGGCAATACTGGGGTCAAGGGAGGCGGTCGGCTCATCCAGCAGAAGCAGGCGCGGATTGTTGATAATCGCTTTGGCGAGACTGAGGCGGCTCATCTCGCCGGAAGACAGCAAACCGGCTTTGACATCGGCAAACTCAGTCAATTCGAATTCGGCGAGCAACTCTTCCACTCGTCTCTTTGGTTTCGGAACTCCGTAAAGAAGAGAGAATACGCGAAGATTCTGGCGGACAGTCAGGTTGGGGGGCAATTTGGCATAAACGGCGGCAAAATTCAGTTGCTTGCTGATATCCGCCCGGTAAGCGAGGGCGTCTTTCCCGAATATCTCGATATTTCCTGAATTCGGCTTCAGAATCCCCAGAATCATATTGATGGTGGTCGATTTGCCGGCGCCATTGGGACCGAGCAGACCGACAATTTCGCCGGCATTCACGGTGAAACTGATATTGTCCACAGCCCGGAGGGAAGCATAGTTTTTTGTCAGCAGATTCATTTTCAGTGCAGACAGTTGGCTCATATCACAATATGTCCAATCACTTGCCCATAGCAAATAATATTATACATATCTTGACAGCAGACACAATCTCTTCATTTCGTCAGCAAAGGTCAATAGATTTCAGTTATCTAATATAGTTGAGTCATATGCAGCATATCGAATTGCAATTACCATTGGGATTCAGGTTTTCGTGGGTGCGGTTAGACAGGGTCGAATGCCTCAGGTATTCTTAGCAGATGGAGCCCAATAGGGTTTTTGACTTGACAAAATGGATAATGCCGATATATTTTGTT from Candidatus Zixiibacteriota bacterium includes:
- a CDS encoding ABC transporter ATP-binding protein, which translates into the protein MSQLSALKMNLLTKNYASLRAVDNISFTVNAGEIVGLLGPNGAGKSTTINMILGILKPNSGNIEIFGKDALAYRADISKQLNFAAVYAKLPPNLTVRQNLRVFSLLYGVPKPKRRVEELLAEFELTEFADVKAGLLSSGEMSRLSLAKAIINNPRLLLLDEPTASLDPSIALQIRQKVRRYVDSTGTAVLWTSHNMREIEEVCDRVLFLSHGKILLSGDPRLLPSANGKKDLEELFIAVAREPVSLKE